The proteins below are encoded in one region of Micromonospora pisi:
- a CDS encoding DUF418 domain-containing protein — MSHSIKDPPVGNRASSATLSRIVDVDALRAVALLLILVVNIAFFASGYPFHLVPDPAHDSWGDQVVLWLVELLFAMKAYLLFSFLFGYSFTLQLDSAARRGVDVAPRFRRRLAGLFVLGILHAVLLFQGDILTTYALLGLVLLAMRGAGIGTALRVAVLLTGGIGFVLALAATGGTQLVTDPATALAAGQRSTEALQGGIGSVITEHVRQLPAMFGTLLVQGPLALSAFLFGYAAGRRRLLTDVVGNRQLLRRVQQLGYPVGLAGAVIFASGGGTANLTGLTAGVLTAPLLAAAYAATLLQFFQTDRGRRVVAVLAPAGRMSLSNYLGQSLLCVLVFTGVGLGLAGAVAPAVVVLIAVAIYCVQLAASAAWMARFRYGPMEWLLRAWTEQRWPRLRAADRA, encoded by the coding sequence GTGAGCCACTCCATCAAGGACCCGCCCGTCGGGAATCGAGCGTCGTCCGCGACGCTCTCCCGGATCGTCGATGTCGACGCGCTGCGCGCCGTGGCGCTGCTCCTCATCCTGGTCGTCAACATCGCCTTCTTCGCCTCCGGGTATCCCTTCCATCTGGTTCCGGATCCCGCGCACGACTCGTGGGGCGACCAGGTGGTCCTGTGGCTGGTCGAGCTGCTCTTCGCGATGAAGGCGTACCTGCTCTTCTCCTTTCTGTTCGGCTACAGCTTCACGCTCCAGCTCGATTCCGCCGCGCGGCGCGGCGTCGATGTCGCCCCACGGTTCCGGCGACGGCTGGCAGGGCTCTTCGTGCTCGGCATCCTGCACGCGGTGCTGCTGTTCCAGGGCGACATCCTGACCACGTACGCGTTGCTCGGTCTGGTCCTGCTCGCCATGCGGGGAGCCGGCATCGGGACCGCGCTGCGCGTCGCCGTACTGCTGACCGGCGGGATCGGCTTCGTCCTCGCGCTCGCCGCCACGGGCGGGACCCAGCTGGTCACCGATCCGGCGACGGCACTGGCGGCGGGGCAGCGGTCCACCGAGGCACTACAGGGTGGGATCGGCTCGGTGATCACCGAGCACGTACGCCAGCTGCCGGCGATGTTCGGCACGCTCCTCGTGCAGGGGCCGCTCGCCCTCTCGGCCTTCCTTTTCGGTTACGCGGCCGGGCGGCGCCGGCTGCTCACCGACGTCGTCGGGAACCGGCAGCTCCTGCGCCGGGTGCAGCAGCTGGGCTATCCGGTCGGCCTGGCCGGTGCGGTGATCTTCGCATCGGGCGGGGGCACCGCCAACCTGACCGGGCTGACGGCGGGCGTGCTCACCGCGCCGCTGCTCGCGGCCGCGTACGCCGCGACCCTGCTCCAGTTCTTCCAGACCGACCGGGGGCGGCGGGTCGTCGCCGTACTCGCGCCGGCCGGACGGATGTCCCTGTCGAACTACCTGGGTCAGTCGCTGCTCTGCGTGCTGGTCTTCACCGGCGTCGGGCTGGGCCTCGCTGGTGCCGTCGCGCCCGCGGTCGTCGTCCTCATCGCGGTCGCGATCTACTGTGTGCAGCTCGCCGCCAGCGCGGCGTGGATGGCCCGGTTCCGGTACGGGCCGATGGAGTGGCTGTTGCGGGCCTGGACCGAGCAGCGGTGGCCACGGCTGCGGGCCGCGGACCGGGCATAG